The DNA window ataagacAATTCATCTCACTCTATGAGTCTCTTACGCATCATCGAATTGACTAAATTGTCCTCGTACTTTcatagatgtatctccgaaaacattttttttatttaacgttgttttgttcagtaGATGGACATAGAGAATATTtcagtagatgcatctacggaacaaactCATACTCAGAACACCAGAACAACAATATTTATAACGATAAAAGATCCGTTCATTGATTAAAATCGACATTGATTAAAAGATACATCGAAATTTCCaacagaaaattaagaaaactaagagatctaagaaattacaacagttAAAACGATGTCATCTGATTCATGCATCATTAGAACGGAATCAACGTCGCCTTCCTCATCATCCCACCAACGTTCCTTTTCTCCAATCTCAAACGAAACCTGTGTTCTAAGCCTCTGAATCTTTCTGATGACTTCGCTGGGTTTgtacccccctctaaaaaagacatcagagtcctcttgagttggtcgaaGGAATGGATGTTCCAAAATTTAACTTTGACGGGAGAGAAAACAACATGCTCATCCCTTCTGAGATAAAGCGGTTCAGGATCGGTACGCTTGGATGATGTTCGCTGCCTTGAACATGGTCTTATGTGAgctatttttgtgtttgtgtgtaatgCAACCCTAGAAACCCCAACTTTATAGAAGCCTTTCGTGAACCGATTCAAATATAGATTCGTCTCCAAATACCCGCGTGTACGAGTCTTTATGGTTCATCGACTCTTCATTAAGTTCATGACGGACAAGCTTATGgtcatcctctctctctctctctctctctctctctctctctctctctctctctctctctctctctctctctctctctctctctctctctcacttctTGCTAGCCATGTAACAACggattttaaatggacactcgcattttctagtacccgtgtcgtctcttttaaaattctttagaggaggatggtatttcccgcttctttcgcacaacatTGTTACAAATGGGTTTCTTTTTGCCGTACCATTATCCGATCTTCCTattaccacaccaaaaccaatgttagttgcattcctacgaatccatgtaagcatgctttcacgatcatcaaagtcTTGCTTGCTACTAAAGTCACCTCCGACATCTACTAGATACTAACGCTTAAAGATACAATTATGTTCAATACCCATACATATTGTAGTATGGATCGGTGAGGAGCTTAAAGATAGGGTTATGTTCAATACCCATACATATTGTAGTATGGATCAGTGAGGAATCTTACTATTTTATAACTGTTGAAACTTATTGTTCTGCATTGGTTAATGGTCGATTTATCAGACTATTAGGTAATACATTAATCTCACGACGTTGAGACTAAAAGGACATACAAATGAGAGCAATAGGTGATAATATTAATAGATGAGTAGATGAGCATATTACGACCTATGGAtatgataattttaaaattactCTTGCTTCAAACGCAACATATCTCACAATGGTTCATATTATTTCCTCGCCATAGTTGATGACTACACTCGAGGAACACGAGTCTACCTTATAAAACACAAAACTGAAACATTAGACAACATCGTTAGTTTCTGCAACATGATCAAAAGGCAGTAAGAATCACATTGATAATAAGATAAAATTTACTAACTTTAGTTTTCAAGCCTACGTTCAACTAGAAGGAATTATTTATGAGACATTTTGTGTAGCTACTCTACATTAAAATGGACGTAATGGAcgtgtgaagaaaaaacacagacatataTTGAATGTTGCGCGATTAAGTTTCCAATCTAATCTTCCATTATAATTTTGGGGGAGAATGTGTACTCATTACATCACATCTCATTAATAGAACTTCCATTATAGCTAATAAAGTATGGTATGCTTTTCAAGAAAGAGCCTAGTTACGAACACTTGAGAGTCTTTGGATGCATGTGTTACATGAAAAATTCATCCAAAAAACCTAACAAATTTGGAGAAAGAGTAGAAAAATGCATGTTTGTTGGTTATCCTCAATGACAAAAAGGATTGAAATTATATAATCAAGACAAATACACTTTTACCGCATAAAGGGATGTTGTGTTTTATGAACATACAGTTCCATATGTCTTGAGACAATATGATACAACCAACAATCAATAGTATTGAGAATCATATAAATCTGCATACATATTCAAATCAAGTAGAAGAAAAATCAATGCCTTTAGCTAATAAGGAGAAAcgaaagatccttcaatagaagaTGTTAATTCACACTCCTAATCTTCAAGTAGAACCTAATGTTGTTCATGATAATGAAATCCCTTCAAATTCCAATAATAAAGAGATAAACATTTATGAAACATGAGAGAATCCATCAAACCATAAACCTAACATAATTGAAGAAGGAAATATGGAAAAAAGGAGATTTTGGACAGTGAAGAGAAAGCCATAACTAAGGAGGAGTTACAATTACCTCCTACAAATAGACAACCTTCTATTTGTTTTAAGGATCATTACATTTACTGCTTTGCTATAAACCCCAAATGCACTTCATCAAAAAGACCAACTCTTTTTCAGGGATCATTACTACTATGCTATAAACCCCAAATACACTTCATCAAAGACCAATTCTTCTTCAAGTATGACTTTTCCTATTTCAAAAATTTTAAGTTATAATCAATTTTCTCCAAAACATCAAGAATACCTTGGAGCCATCACTTTTATCGAGCACACCATACAAGCCAATTGCTTAAGACATCTCCTTTGCCACTTCTCACTTAAATAACTAAATTCACTGACTGAGATATGATGAGATATGCAGCAACTACTCGGGTATTCGTTTCAAATGTTTCTGTTTTATCATCTTTACACATGAAGGCAGCCAAAAACCCAACCCTGCTCCATTGCCAATTCTCAGCAGATGTTTGTTCATTCATATCTTCATATAAATAGTGTTCACTTGACAACATGAAAAGACTTTAATTACAAAACATATTATTTGCTGATATATTCTATAATTGAACTTTTTATCGCTTTCCTTTAGCGTACACATTATACATCCTAATGGCTGTCATCATAACCGTAAATCTCTTTGCAGGCCAAATGAATAAACTCAAAACTATTATAAATCAAACTAGTAACGAAACATTTCTATTAACATGAGCAAAACTAAAAATGGATCTGTGAGTGCAAGGAGATGCAACTTTTACTACCATTTCGACTAGACAAGACACAAATAAAGTAATATGCACATTATAATTGTCTGCACTCATTTCATCAAATTTCATCATCATATTGTTATTCAATCTTCTTGATGTTCACCCACTTCAACATCTTTCAAAGGAATCTTGTCTATTCCAGCCGTCAATAATCTAATTTCTTCTTCGGTAAGGCTATTTTTCGCGTGATGAGAGGTTTTTTCATTTGACTTTTTTTCAGCCTCCACTGCCCAACTGTAAATTATCATGCCAATTACTGCAATGGCCATTCCCATGATATTCTTGACAGTTAGCTCTGAATCAAATAGCAGCCATCCCAGTGTTAGGACACATACTGTTTTCATGTGCCCTAAAACTTGGAAAGAAACAGCTGAAAAGCGCCCAATGCAAAGGTACTGGCTCACATTGCAAAATACAGCTAGCGAGCATGAAAGAAGAATGCACAACTGCAGCggttaaagaaaatattaaatgaaTACATAATAGAACATATAACCGAGTAGAGTTAACAAAGGGAAAAGGAACTTACAAAGGCACCATAAGACATCTTATAGTTGGTTATCAATTTTCCACTAAGGTAGTAATCAACAACTGGACCAAGAATAAGAAGAAAGAGAGCTTGAATGGG is part of the Vicia villosa cultivar HV-30 ecotype Madison, WI linkage group LG2, Vvil1.0, whole genome shotgun sequence genome and encodes:
- the LOC131647173 gene encoding UDP-rhamnose/UDP-galactose transporter 1-like, with amino-acid sequence MLVRYSCLHFSSLLLFTCQILRHVCSQISKLSMIPVVCVMEWILHNKHYSREVKFSVVVVVIGVGVCTVTDVKVNLKGFTCAAIAVLSTSLQQISIGSLQKKYSVGSFELLSKTAPIQALFLLILGPVVDYYLSGKLITNYKMSYGAFLCILLSCSLAVFCNVSQYLCIGRFSAVSFQVLGHMKTVCVLTLGWLLFDSELTVKNIMGMAIAVIGMIIYSWAVEAEKKSNEKTSHHAKNSLTEEEIRLLTAGIDKIPLKDVEVGEHQED